The following proteins are encoded in a genomic region of Natrinema sp. DC36:
- a CDS encoding permease codes for MAAEQVPDGYLFDLYRRYIGEPEDRADVYVGFGLFLGGIGLAVVALLLFLWGNTFEARSAGYFSWVGPAYALAMMALPVVMLGIVTLLPSERRMLYASIVGVAITVTAVAGFLFVYPKDWNGYGADYTVQVVAVYAVGLAGITASTGAALIAHYLDMAQQAEAVVTDEEIEDDESELTDAEIQQDIDDAMEGVELSWGGVQKTEHKRLNFSSDTLDDVSIDSDAGTTTTRSTGVDSQVAGLKGLKGGETKETTSSSTVDDQTAKLKELREQQRAEELATADDDGAVTTVTKPFSNLLDRFRNLVKRN; via the coding sequence ATGGCAGCGGAACAGGTTCCAGACGGGTATCTCTTCGACCTCTATCGTCGATACATCGGTGAACCGGAAGATCGAGCCGACGTCTACGTCGGATTCGGGTTGTTCCTGGGCGGCATCGGACTAGCAGTCGTCGCGCTGTTGCTCTTCCTCTGGGGTAACACGTTCGAGGCACGATCCGCCGGCTACTTCTCGTGGGTGGGTCCCGCGTACGCGCTCGCGATGATGGCACTCCCGGTCGTAATGCTCGGGATCGTTACGCTCCTTCCATCGGAGCGGCGGATGTTGTACGCGTCGATCGTCGGCGTGGCGATCACCGTCACCGCGGTCGCCGGCTTCCTCTTCGTCTATCCAAAGGACTGGAACGGCTACGGTGCCGATTACACCGTTCAGGTCGTCGCAGTGTACGCCGTCGGCCTCGCCGGCATCACCGCCTCAACGGGGGCGGCACTGATCGCCCACTACCTCGATATGGCACAGCAAGCGGAGGCGGTGGTGACCGACGAAGAGATAGAAGACGACGAGTCCGAACTGACCGACGCGGAGATTCAACAGGATATCGACGACGCGATGGAGGGCGTCGAACTCTCGTGGGGCGGCGTCCAGAAGACCGAACACAAGCGCCTGAACTTCTCGAGTGACACCCTCGACGACGTCAGCATCGATTCCGACGCCGGCACCACGACCACCCGATCGACGGGTGTCGACTCGCAGGTCGCCGGTCTCAAGGGCCTGAAAGGGGGCGAAACGAAGGAGACCACCTCGAGTTCGACCGTCGACGACCAGACGGCGAAGCTGAAAGAGCTTCGGGAGCAACAGCGGGCCGAAGAGTTGGCGACGGCCGACGACGACGGCGCCGTCACAACGGTGACGAAACCGTTCTCGAACCTGCTCGATCGCTTCCGAAACCTGGTAAAGCGGAATTAA
- a CDS encoding HalX domain-containing protein translates to MAGDTNTVLVADDDPIVVRKLRSWLADEYRVETTTHGDETLSLFEDADAVLVGHDLRTDSGTVVAAEIECRTTAQTIAVLCDGQGGSPLPAVGDSLEKPVQKTALLETADRLVRRARYEELVAECATLAAERGAIESRGDVDSNEEYETLQRRLDEVFAELDELVSTFDGDDFRAAFATCEFGTPAQPQSASEHP, encoded by the coding sequence ATGGCTGGTGATACGAACACCGTCCTCGTCGCGGACGACGATCCGATCGTCGTCAGGAAGCTGCGATCGTGGCTCGCCGACGAGTATCGGGTCGAGACGACGACGCACGGCGATGAAACGCTTTCGCTCTTCGAAGACGCCGACGCAGTGCTGGTCGGCCACGATCTTCGGACCGATTCCGGAACCGTCGTCGCAGCCGAGATCGAATGCCGGACGACCGCACAGACGATAGCGGTCCTGTGTGATGGACAGGGGGGAAGTCCGCTTCCCGCAGTCGGCGACTCCCTCGAGAAACCCGTCCAAAAGACGGCGCTTCTCGAGACCGCCGACCGACTCGTCCGTCGGGCCCGGTACGAGGAGCTCGTCGCGGAGTGTGCGACCCTCGCGGCCGAGCGCGGTGCGATCGAATCGCGCGGCGACGTCGACTCGAACGAGGAGTACGAGACGCTTCAGCGCCGACTCGACGAGGTATTTGCGGAGCTAGACGAACTGGTTAGCACGTTCGACGGCGACGACTTTCGGGCCGCCTTCGCCACGTGCGAGTTCGGTACCCCCGCCCAGCCGCAGTCTGCGAGCGAGCATCCCTGA
- the dph2 gene encoding diphthamide biosynthesis enzyme Dph2, with the protein MSQESEYTEGDLRNTGMSLKHDREWDYELEEIVEAIEERDAKKVGLQFPEGLKRRGPAVADDLRALADDDVTFMLSGQPCYGACDLDTYLMKRTDVFVHFGHSPMKDTDKVIYVPLFSNVEVTPIMEESLDTLEPPEETEGVGLVTTAQHMNRYEEMTAFLEERGYEVQSRRGDERLTNEGQVLGCNYASADVPAEQVLYVGGGKFHPLGLAMEHPDKHVVIADPVNNVVTVADTDKFLKQRYGAIHRAMDAEKWGVIFCTKIGQGRWEIAQEIIDDNDNAYLITMDEVTPDRLRNFDMDAFVNTGCPRITTDDGPQFHKPMLTPGEYRIAVGDEPLDSLSFDTFHGTW; encoded by the coding sequence ATGAGTCAGGAGTCGGAGTACACCGAGGGGGACCTCCGAAACACGGGGATGAGCCTCAAGCACGATCGCGAGTGGGACTACGAACTCGAGGAGATCGTCGAGGCGATCGAGGAGCGTGACGCGAAAAAGGTCGGGTTGCAGTTCCCCGAGGGGCTGAAGCGACGCGGGCCGGCCGTCGCCGACGACCTCCGTGCGCTGGCCGACGACGACGTGACGTTCATGCTCTCCGGACAGCCCTGTTACGGCGCCTGCGATCTCGATACGTATCTGATGAAGCGGACCGACGTGTTCGTGCACTTCGGACACTCGCCGATGAAGGACACGGACAAGGTGATCTACGTCCCGCTGTTCTCGAACGTCGAAGTCACGCCGATCATGGAGGAATCGCTGGACACCCTCGAGCCGCCCGAGGAGACCGAGGGCGTCGGCCTCGTCACGACGGCCCAGCACATGAACCGGTACGAGGAAATGACGGCGTTTCTCGAGGAGCGCGGCTACGAGGTCCAGAGTCGTCGCGGCGACGAGCGGCTCACCAACGAGGGGCAGGTGCTCGGATGCAATTATGCGAGCGCGGACGTGCCCGCGGAGCAAGTTCTCTACGTTGGCGGCGGCAAGTTTCACCCGCTCGGGCTGGCGATGGAGCACCCGGACAAACACGTCGTCATCGCGGATCCGGTGAACAACGTCGTCACCGTGGCGGATACGGACAAGTTCCTGAAACAGCGCTACGGCGCGATTCACCGCGCGATGGACGCCGAGAAGTGGGGCGTCATTTTCTGTACCAAGATCGGCCAGGGTCGCTGGGAGATCGCGCAGGAAATCATCGACGACAACGATAACGCCTATCTCATCACGATGGACGAAGTGACCCCGGATCGTCTGCGGAACTTCGACATGGACGCGTTCGTCAACACCGGCTGCCCGCGAATCACGACGGACGATGGCCCGCAGTTCCACAAACCGATGCTCACTCCGGGCGAGTACCGGATCGCCGTCGGCGACGAACCGCTCGATAGCCTCTCGTTCGACACGTTCCACGGCACCTGGTAG
- a CDS encoding MBL fold metallo-hydrolase yields MIQSDWGDWLVRDVEDSNPAGVAIWYLGCNGFIVKGSEGTTIYIDPYLGLGDPPRTVRMIPVPFDPAAVDEADAVLATHEHTDHVHGPSQAPILANTGATFYAPDDSIAVAREDESWTDEWDVTNDQLIEVAEGEALEIGEFTVHVEVANDPDATHPVSYVFEHDAGTFFHGGDTKPTDEFERVGDEYDIDLAALAFGTVGRIPDKQTGEPKRTRWYNDENQIVECAAALECERLLPSHWDMWKGLTADPTVLHHHVASFDHPRRLEIAEIGDRVDL; encoded by the coding sequence ATGATTCAGAGCGACTGGGGAGACTGGCTCGTTCGCGACGTCGAGGATTCGAATCCGGCGGGCGTTGCGATCTGGTATCTCGGCTGTAACGGATTTATCGTCAAAGGTAGCGAGGGAACGACGATTTACATCGACCCGTATCTCGGACTGGGCGATCCGCCGCGGACGGTCCGCATGATTCCCGTGCCGTTCGATCCGGCGGCCGTCGACGAGGCCGACGCGGTCCTCGCGACGCACGAACACACCGACCACGTCCACGGCCCGAGCCAGGCTCCGATTCTCGCGAATACCGGCGCAACCTTCTACGCGCCCGACGACAGTATCGCGGTCGCCCGCGAGGATGAGTCCTGGACGGACGAGTGGGACGTGACGAACGACCAGCTGATCGAGGTCGCCGAAGGCGAGGCGCTCGAGATCGGCGAATTCACGGTTCACGTCGAGGTTGCGAACGATCCCGACGCAACCCACCCCGTGAGCTACGTGTTCGAACACGACGCCGGGACCTTCTTCCACGGCGGCGACACGAAACCGACCGACGAGTTCGAGCGGGTCGGCGACGAGTACGACATCGACCTCGCGGCGCTCGCGTTCGGCACCGTCGGACGGATTCCCGACAAGCAGACCGGCGAGCCGAAGCGAACCCGCTGGTACAACGACGAGAATCAGATCGTCGAGTGTGCTGCCGCACTCGAGTGCGAGCGGCTCCTGCCGAGTCACTGGGACATGTGGAAGGGGCTCACCGCCGATCCGACCGTGCTCCACCACCACGTGGCGAGCTTCGACCATCCGCGGCGACTCGAGATCGCCGAGATCGGCGATCGCGTCGACCTGTAA
- a CDS encoding AAA family ATPase: protein MSSTADTDDTIEVSADGISVRKTFAADEFPVPAIRFEIESDRDDPVTFQLSEDIPESFPMDKVGFHPDYHSDDWTAYQDNHVEFTGALESGDQLVTVYGIQLDDESRAAEFLTEPSVVELDADDGDDRSTADEVDDEVISNIVSEDRNQAVKDMIAGDSDTVPGLEDEESQVDAAAVDEAAADPVSDSDPEADATADASADESAALEDESSELDLDLGDVDPDPEPVDVESDDEDDETPDIDLGFEEEEIPEPEADDESEADDDEPDVDLDLEADDEPAVEGDDADEPEIELDLEDDAATATDESEGDRAAETDVTSETEADEETAEDEPTDGDTEPIAEDDEPIAEDAEPTVEDDESTATVDDEESVTDTAAADDSLETADAEPGTPAAEDEPVAEDDSDESVETDSEPEEAAEPAAEAPNAGPEFSGSIATRLAAEIRDGTVDEDELETIRSELDLEPSGPDIAKVEHLQTRVEKVTAYTDALETFLEENGTGAQLIEELQTDIEGLEDDLASMDDRLTGTDSRIDELDDDIADLSDWNADLESDIGGVADDVDELDDTVDDLTDDVEEIDTDVTDLEDGLEGAESEIERVEDDLETVAEDLEDVQADVTDIQEWRDQLGSMFSD, encoded by the coding sequence ATGAGTAGCACCGCCGACACGGACGACACAATCGAGGTCAGCGCAGACGGAATCTCCGTCCGGAAGACGTTTGCAGCGGACGAGTTCCCGGTTCCCGCGATCCGGTTCGAGATCGAATCGGATCGCGACGACCCGGTCACGTTTCAGCTCTCCGAGGACATCCCCGAATCGTTCCCGATGGACAAAGTCGGATTCCACCCCGACTATCACAGCGACGACTGGACGGCCTATCAGGACAACCACGTCGAATTCACCGGCGCGCTCGAGTCCGGCGACCAGCTCGTGACGGTCTACGGTATCCAGCTCGACGACGAGAGCCGGGCCGCTGAGTTCCTCACGGAACCGTCAGTCGTCGAACTCGATGCCGACGATGGCGACGACCGCTCGACCGCCGACGAAGTGGACGACGAGGTCATCAGCAACATCGTGTCCGAGGATCGCAATCAGGCTGTCAAGGACATGATCGCCGGCGACTCGGACACCGTTCCGGGGCTCGAGGACGAGGAGAGCCAGGTCGATGCGGCCGCGGTCGACGAGGCTGCTGCCGATCCGGTATCGGATTCGGACCCCGAGGCTGACGCGACCGCGGATGCATCGGCAGACGAGTCGGCGGCGCTCGAGGACGAGTCGTCGGAACTCGATCTCGATCTCGGAGACGTCGATCCCGATCCGGAGCCGGTCGACGTCGAATCGGACGACGAGGACGACGAGACGCCGGACATCGATCTCGGCTTCGAGGAAGAAGAGATTCCAGAACCCGAGGCCGATGACGAAAGCGAGGCGGACGACGACGAACCCGACGTCGATCTCGATCTCGAGGCAGACGACGAGCCGGCCGTCGAGGGGGACGATGCGGACGAACCCGAGATCGAACTCGATCTCGAAGACGACGCGGCGACCGCGACCGACGAGTCCGAGGGCGACCGCGCTGCGGAGACCGACGTGACGAGCGAGACGGAGGCTGATGAGGAAACCGCCGAGGACGAACCGACCGACGGTGACACCGAACCGATAGCCGAGGACGACGAACCGATAGCAGAGGACGCTGAACCGACTGTCGAGGACGACGAGTCGACTGCGACGGTCGACGACGAGGAATCCGTGACCGACACCGCAGCCGCGGACGACTCGCTCGAGACGGCTGATGCCGAGCCCGGGACGCCGGCCGCGGAGGACGAACCGGTTGCCGAAGACGATTCCGACGAGTCAGTCGAGACGGACAGCGAACCCGAGGAGGCAGCTGAACCGGCGGCCGAAGCCCCGAACGCCGGCCCCGAATTCAGCGGATCGATTGCGACACGGCTCGCAGCCGAGATTCGTGACGGCACGGTCGACGAGGACGAACTCGAGACCATCCGGTCCGAACTCGATCTCGAGCCCTCGGGCCCCGACATCGCGAAAGTCGAACACCTCCAGACCCGCGTCGAGAAGGTCACCGCCTACACCGACGCGCTCGAGACGTTCCTCGAGGAGAACGGCACCGGCGCACAGCTCATCGAGGAGCTCCAGACCGATATCGAGGGACTCGAAGACGACCTCGCGTCGATGGACGATCGACTCACCGGGACGGACTCGCGGATCGACGAACTCGACGACGACATCGCGGACCTCTCCGACTGGAACGCCGATCTCGAGTCGGATATCGGCGGCGTCGCGGACGACGTCGACGAACTCGACGATACCGTCGACGATCTGACGGACGACGTCGAGGAGATCGACACCGATGTCACCGACCTCGAAGACGGTCTCGAGGGGGCCGAAAGCGAGATCGAGCGCGTCGAAGACGACCTCGAGACGGTCGCGGAGGACCTCGAGGACGTGCAGGCGGACGTCACGGACATCCAGGAGTGGCGCGACCAGCTCGGTTCGATGTTTTCGGACTGA
- a CDS encoding tyrosine-type recombinase/integrase produces MATEPTGDAPADVAEPIAYFLDDQRYHGKSERTLEAYERVLRRFETFLADRFDVEAIGNAQRRECMAWIHSLRGEFEDSTIASYASYLNRFYDYMTRVGAFDDNPMALVMEEMSESIDTNPTRRDISVGEMRSFVGTIAHPLERAVIVTLLKTGMRVGECCNLDLRDLSLEVSELDLEWEPRVGLERRPSSVFVSSEPARGTTVNGEKRTASNKRKRDTVVPVDVELRAALLEWLAIRPDAISSARPLFLDTGSSWGERLTPSDIRYIVEKHARAYGWYRTGGGTGENVTPHYFRHFFTTHLRDRTGDRGIVQYLRGDVAGDVIDTYTHNWGDRVRETYLESIYAVTE; encoded by the coding sequence ATGGCGACTGAACCCACCGGCGACGCGCCGGCGGACGTGGCGGAACCGATCGCGTACTTCCTCGACGACCAGCGCTATCACGGCAAGAGCGAACGGACGCTCGAGGCCTACGAGCGGGTGCTCCGCCGGTTCGAGACGTTTCTCGCCGATCGGTTCGACGTCGAGGCGATCGGGAACGCCCAGCGTCGGGAGTGTATGGCCTGGATTCACTCGCTGCGCGGCGAGTTCGAAGACAGCACGATCGCGTCGTACGCGTCCTATCTCAACCGATTCTACGACTACATGACCCGCGTCGGTGCCTTCGACGACAATCCGATGGCCCTCGTCATGGAGGAGATGTCCGAATCGATCGATACGAACCCGACGAGACGCGATATCTCGGTGGGAGAAATGCGGTCGTTCGTCGGAACGATCGCCCATCCCCTCGAGCGGGCCGTCATCGTCACCCTCCTCAAGACGGGGATGCGTGTCGGCGAGTGCTGTAACCTCGATCTGCGGGATCTGTCCCTCGAGGTGTCGGAACTCGACCTCGAGTGGGAGCCTCGCGTCGGCCTCGAACGGCGGCCCTCGTCGGTGTTCGTCTCGTCCGAGCCGGCCCGCGGAACGACCGTCAACGGCGAGAAACGGACGGCCTCGAACAAGCGAAAGCGGGATACGGTCGTCCCCGTCGATGTCGAACTTCGAGCGGCGTTGCTCGAGTGGCTGGCCATCCGCCCCGACGCGATCTCGTCGGCACGGCCGCTCTTCCTCGATACCGGGTCGTCCTGGGGCGAACGACTAACACCGTCGGACATCCGCTATATCGTCGAGAAGCACGCTCGAGCGTACGGCTGGTACCGGACCGGCGGCGGCACAGGGGAGAACGTCACGCCACACTACTTCCGGCACTTCTTCACCACGCATCTCCGGGATCGCACCGGTGATCGGGGAATCGTCCAGTACCTCCGTGGCGACGTCGCCGGCGACGTGATCGATACCTACACCCACAACTGGGGCGACCGTGTCCGTGAGACCTATCTCGAGTCGATCTACGCCGTAACCGAGTAA
- a CDS encoding DUF5805 domain-containing protein, translated as MSDSGDTPRKSVKTYVPAYQKSEWQSHADDLDMSQSEFVRTMVQAGRKGFESGSAEPDSPGPDPGGNALETQVLKLLSADTYSWDELLEAVSDDIESRLDETLEELQSNNRIRYSGRHGGYTTVDGGGDGD; from the coding sequence ATGAGCGATTCAGGGGACACTCCTCGAAAATCTGTCAAGACCTACGTCCCGGCCTACCAGAAATCGGAGTGGCAATCCCACGCCGACGATCTCGATATGAGTCAGAGCGAGTTCGTCCGAACGATGGTTCAGGCGGGACGAAAGGGGTTCGAATCCGGCTCTGCGGAACCCGACTCTCCGGGCCCAGACCCTGGGGGTAACGCCCTCGAAACGCAGGTCCTCAAACTCCTCTCTGCTGACACGTATTCGTGGGACGAACTGCTCGAGGCGGTCTCCGACGACATCGAGTCGCGACTGGACGAGACGCTCGAGGAACTGCAATCGAACAATCGGATTCGATACAGCGGACGCCACGGGGGGTACACGACCGTCGACGGTGGTGGCGATGGCGACTGA
- a CDS encoding ribbon-helix-helix domain-containing protein, with the protein MGGRQTFDDDVRVRITSERRKRLEQIAHARSEPGETVTPSHIVREALDEYLERLDSDETPTGATAQN; encoded by the coding sequence ATGGGTGGTCGACAAACATTTGATGACGATGTCCGCGTCCGGATCACTTCCGAGAGGCGAAAGCGATTAGAGCAGATCGCACACGCACGAAGTGAGCCGGGCGAGACGGTTACCCCGTCCCACATCGTTCGAGAAGCGCTCGACGAGTATCTCGAGCGGTTGGACAGCGATGAAACGCCGACCGGAGCAACGGCTCAGAACTAA